In Cryptomeria japonica chromosome 10, Sugi_1.0, whole genome shotgun sequence, a genomic segment contains:
- the LOC131858698 gene encoding uncharacterized protein LOC131858698: MCMVSAPKRDEDPENFSVRNYGSLGKIDGFNYSQVPSGEQQHGPEDWRTFRARLVSANSTVVSGHKQRPRNFNSREWAHETDNIEEGCVLVATEELKRHPLLSEAVVLVLQWPDVNYSTCKLIVLNKMFPYDTSSMDIVDPMLRNLNLPVFMGGPAVGGAGFGSRFHVLTREKGVAGFECIMPGLYVGNMGVTLQSAMNSDFAMRLYLGEVELEKRHLRAQVEAFGWWKIVACSRDAIFSTVFPTTDMWCHINRLLTS; the protein is encoded by the coding sequence ATGTGCATGGTTTCAGCACCCAAACGTGACGAGGATCCTGAAAATTTCTCTGTAAGAAACTACGGTAGTTTAGGAAAAATCGACGGCTTTAATTATTCACAGGTTCCATCGGGAGAGCAGCAGCATGGGCCGGAGGATTGGCGCACCTTCAGAGCTCGCCTGGTTAGTGCAAATTCCACGGTAGTATCTGGTCACAAACAGAGGCCGAGGAATTTTAATAGCAGAGAGTGGGCTCATGAGACAGACAACATAGAAGAGGGATGTGTATTGGTGGCCACCGAGGAATTGAAACGACATCCTCTCCTTTCAGAAGCCGTTGTACTCGTATTACAGTGGCCAGATGTTAACTATTCGACCTGCAAATTGATTGTGTTGAACAAGATGTTTCCTTATGACACTAGCTCAATGGATATTGTTGACCcaatgttaaggaatttaaatcttCCTGTGTTTATGGGAGGGCCTGCAGTGGGAGGAGCAGGATTTGGATCCAGATTTCATGTTTTGACAAGAGAGAAAGGAGTTGCAGGATTTGAGTGTATTATGCCGGGGTTGTATGTGGGGAATATGGGAGTCACTTTGCAGAGCGCCATGAACAGTGACTTTGCCATGCGATTGTATTTGGGGGAAGTTGAGTTGGAAAAGAGACATTTGAGAGCGCAAGTGGAGGCATTCGGATGGTGGAAAATCGTAGCTTGTAGTAGAGATGCTATTTTTAGCACCGTTTTTCCTACGACTGATATGTGGTGCCATATAAACCGCTTGCTAactagttaa